One region of Thiomonas intermedia genomic DNA includes:
- the ruvX gene encoding Holliday junction resolvase RuvX, translated as MKLATERDLTVLGFDWGKKRIGTAVGNSITRSATALRTLRADRNDLKFDAIAALIREWQPQQLVVGLPLHPDGAAHDNTAHAQRFARQLEGRFGLPVTLVDERYTSVAAEDGGADDVDSAAAQLIVEQYLQQR; from the coding sequence ATGAAGCTGGCCACGGAGCGCGACCTCACCGTACTGGGCTTCGACTGGGGAAAGAAACGCATCGGCACCGCCGTGGGCAACAGCATCACCCGCAGCGCCACCGCGCTTCGCACCTTGCGCGCCGATCGCAACGACCTCAAGTTCGACGCCATCGCCGCGCTGATCCGGGAGTGGCAGCCGCAGCAACTCGTCGTCGGCCTGCCCTTGCACCCCGACGGCGCCGCGCACGACAATACCGCCCACGCCCAGCGCTTCGCGCGCCAGCTCGAAGGCCGCTTCGGGCTGCCGGTGACGCTGGTGGATGAACGCTACACCTCGGTCGCCGCCGAAGACGGGGGCGCCGACGACGTGGACAGCGCCGCCGCCCAGCTCATCGTCGAACAATACCTGCAGCAACGCTGA
- a CDS encoding YqgE/AlgH family protein, with product MNPRPDASNLSNQFLIAMPGMADENFAGTVVFVCEHSARGALGLIINRPSDITVKELFERVGLDTSGLPATQAVLQGGPVQTERGFVLHEATETPFASSLDIPGGLQMTTSKDVLEHMAAGTGPSRSLIALGYSGWNAGQLEEELGQNGWLTVEADPSVLFDTPVEARFNAAMALLGFNPAMLSQTAGHA from the coding sequence ATGAACCCCCGACCCGACGCCTCCAATCTGAGCAACCAGTTCTTGATCGCCATGCCGGGCATGGCCGACGAGAACTTTGCCGGCACGGTGGTATTTGTCTGCGAGCACTCGGCCCGCGGGGCGCTGGGCCTGATCATCAACCGCCCCTCCGACATCACCGTCAAGGAATTGTTCGAGCGCGTGGGGCTGGACACCTCCGGTCTGCCCGCCACGCAGGCGGTGCTGCAGGGCGGCCCGGTCCAGACCGAACGCGGCTTCGTGCTGCACGAAGCCACCGAGACCCCCTTCGCCTCCAGCCTCGACATTCCCGGCGGGCTGCAGATGACCACGTCCAAAGACGTGCTCGAACACATGGCCGCAGGCACCGGCCCGTCCCGCAGTCTCATCGCCCTAGGCTATTCCGGCTGGAACGCCGGGCAACTCGAAGAGGAACTCGGGCAGAACGGCTGGCTCACCGTGGAGGCCGACCCCTCCGTGCTGTTCGACACCCCGGTGGAGGCGCGCTTCAACGCCGCCATGGCGCTGCTGGGCTTCAACCCCGCCATGCTGTCCCAGACCGCGGGACATGCCTGA